One Spinacia oleracea cultivar Varoflay chromosome 4, BTI_SOV_V1, whole genome shotgun sequence DNA segment encodes these proteins:
- the LOC110787974 gene encoding uncharacterized protein isoform X1: protein MRGPASRALDEAAAIPLPVVKSLLGPYLVFLSSTVNGYEGTGRSLSLKLVSHLEKQSHNPATGVISGNSEGPERIRELIAMGASFDHGDDGNLHLAREGWPLSSQNFTIDLLTSQLKLFPQRLHLDQIMERSLGGSTKLNVLVEVQGWEIIAQHGDLYFWSVLGT, encoded by the exons ATGCGAGGGCCCGCAAGCAGAGCTCTTGACGAGGCAGCTGCTATACCGTTGCCTGTTGTCAAGTCATTGTTGGGTCCCTACCTGGTTTTCTTATCCTCCACAGTGAATGG ATATGAAGGCACTGGCCGCTCTTTGTCTCTGAAGCTTGTTAGTCATTTGGAAAAGCAGAGTCACAACCCTGCCACTGGTGTGATTTCAGGAAATTCTG AAGGGCCAGAGAGAATTAGAGAATTGATTGCAATGGGTGCTTCCTTTGATCATGGCGATGATGGAAATTTGCACTTAGCAAGGGAAGGGTGGCCACTCTCATCACAGAATTTTACAATCGATCTATTGACTTCCCAG CTGAAGCTGTTCCCACAAAGACTACACTTAGATCAGATCATGGAGAGGAGTTTAGGAGGCAGCACCAAGCTGAACGTGCTGGTGGAGGTGCAGGGGTGGGAGATAATCGCTCAGCACGGAGATCTTTACTTTTGGTCTGTATTGGGTACTTAA
- the LOC110787974 gene encoding RNA cytidine acetyltransferase 1-like isoform X2, with product MRGPASRALDEAAAIPLPVVKSLLGPYLVFLSSTVNGYEGTGRSLSLKLVSHLEKQSHNPATGVISGNSGLVFFTWCAQKGQRELEN from the exons ATGCGAGGGCCCGCAAGCAGAGCTCTTGACGAGGCAGCTGCTATACCGTTGCCTGTTGTCAAGTCATTGTTGGGTCCCTACCTGGTTTTCTTATCCTCCACAGTGAATGG ATATGAAGGCACTGGCCGCTCTTTGTCTCTGAAGCTTGTTAGTCATTTGGAAAAGCAGAGTCACAACCCTGCCACTGGTGTGATTTCAGGAAATTCTG GTTTGGTTTTCTTTACGTGGTGTGCACAGAAGGGCCAGAGAGAATTAGAGAATTGA
- the LOC110778580 gene encoding uncharacterized protein: MNERFKVQFVSNNRPERTTAELTAILYERGESLRVFMARFMKESTNIPNLQPDMAIFALKNALQEGRFRDKLSMKNPTKIADVLQMADAFIRTEEFNKAAAKLKSSSEPRDAKKNQSKPEGNSRKGKEKQGARDGSPKKEGKKGELQPKYTNYTPLSFPRKEIFSLHKYDEKWQKPPKLKSQNRNKNRNKWCEVHDDHDHNTEECNQLKDNIEDRVCRGYFKQYLADRREGALKKEKAPSGKPQEQRLKRIHEATWQKKHDILVVFGGQRPMPVRST, encoded by the coding sequence ATGAATGAGAGATTCAAAGTGCAGTTTGTCAGTAACAACCGTCCAGAGAGGACTACTGCAGAACTCACCGCAATACTGTATGAGAGAGGCGAGAGCCTTCGGGTTTTCATGGCCAGGTTCATGAAAGAATCTACCAACATTCCTAACTTACAGCCCGACATGGCAATCTTTGCGCTAAAAAACGCGTTACAAGAAGGAAGGTTCCGAGATAAACTGTCCATGAAAAATCCCACCAAGATAGCCGACGTGCTGCAAATGGCAGATGCATTTATCAGAACCGAGGAGTTCAACAAGGCTGCTGCCAAACTGAAAAGTTCCTCGGAGCCGAGGGACGCTAAAAAAAACCAGAGTAAGCCCGAGGGAAACTCAAGAAAGGGGAAGGAGAAACAGGGTGCAAGAGATGGCAGTCCGAAGAAGGAAGGGAAaaagggtgaacttcaacccaagtatACCAACTACACCCCCCTCTCGTTTCCCCGAAAGGAAATCTTCAGCCTCCACAAATACGATGAGAAGTGGCAGAAACCACCCAAGCTGAAGTCCCAAAACAGAAACAAAAACAGAAACAAGTGGTGTGAGGTCCATGACGACCACGACCACAATACTGAAGAGTGTAATCAgctgaaagacaacatcgaAGATCGCGTCTGCCGAGGATATTTTAAACAATACCTAGCAGACCGAAGAGAAGGAGCGCTGAAAAAGGAAAAAGCTCCAAGTGGCAAACCCCAGGAGCAACGCCTAAAAAGAATCCACGAAGCCACATGGCAGAAGAAGCATGATATCTTAGTGGTATTCGGGGGACAGAGGCCTATGCCAGTAAGAAGCACTTGA